The Pelorhabdus rhamnosifermentans genome includes a window with the following:
- a CDS encoding tryptophan transporter, translated as MNDEPLKKDQTFVSFDKNEGNKYRWMAVTALLLAIGAILHFVVPSVGGISPNFMISMYVIAINLTRPTLLESAGIGLVAGIINIPTSKSAFPFANIPSELAGALCCAVTIHLFAGMHLSRFKLLPGLSAGLSTLVSGLIFTGILKFVLVLPWNVYFYGMLPVVAIVALLNVVITQVLYYPAEKLFHRQENEEE; from the coding sequence ATGAATGATGAGCCGTTGAAAAAAGACCAGACTTTTGTAAGTTTTGATAAAAACGAGGGAAATAAGTATCGTTGGATGGCTGTCACTGCCTTGCTCTTAGCTATTGGTGCCATCTTGCATTTTGTTGTTCCCAGTGTTGGCGGAATCTCTCCAAACTTTATGATTTCCATGTATGTGATTGCTATTAATTTGACTCGCCCGACCTTGTTGGAATCAGCCGGTATTGGGCTTGTAGCTGGTATTATTAATATTCCGACATCTAAGTCAGCATTTCCTTTTGCTAATATTCCCAGTGAACTTGCCGGAGCCCTTTGCTGTGCCGTCACGATTCATTTATTTGCTGGCATGCATTTGAGCCGATTTAAATTGCTGCCAGGTTTGTCAGCGGGTCTGAGTACACTTGTCAGTGGTCTTATTTTTACGGGAATTTTAAAGTTTGTGCTTGTTTTGCCGTGGAATGTCTATTTTTATGGCATGCTGCCTGTTGTGGCAATTGTGGCATTGCTTAATGTGGTGATTACGCAGGTTTTGTATTATCCTGCTGAGAAATTATTTCATCGTCAGGAGAATGAGGAAGAATGA
- a CDS encoding polysaccharide deacetylase family protein has product MFLRKRKMVFLSITLFLVTAVAGITQEQLRERGEVIKNVPTTHKVVALTIDDGPHSKTTPAVLAALKEKDVKVTLFLLASNVEQHPELVQQAVQAGHEIGTHTYSHTLLTRLSKQAVADELTKAEEIISKLAPKPILFRPPGGAFNQAVLAAAHERGYTTVTWSVDPEDWKCPPVSNVVQHVVSHVTPGSIVLLHDGQYPLPTPEALKQIIDQLRAQGYTFVTVSELLQYYEVRD; this is encoded by the coding sequence GTGTTTCTTCGAAAGCGAAAAATGGTATTTTTAAGTATTACACTTTTTCTAGTTACGGCAGTAGCTGGAATAACGCAGGAACAGCTCCGCGAGCGGGGTGAAGTGATAAAAAATGTGCCGACTACTCATAAAGTAGTGGCACTCACCATTGACGATGGTCCTCATAGTAAGACAACGCCAGCAGTGCTTGCCGCACTCAAGGAGAAAGATGTGAAAGTGACCTTGTTCTTGTTAGCATCCAATGTTGAACAGCATCCCGAACTTGTTCAGCAGGCTGTTCAAGCTGGTCACGAAATTGGTACACATACCTATAGCCATACACTTTTGACGCGACTATCGAAGCAGGCTGTAGCAGATGAACTAACCAAAGCCGAAGAAATTATTAGTAAATTAGCCCCGAAACCCATTCTATTTCGTCCGCCTGGTGGTGCTTTTAATCAGGCCGTTCTTGCAGCAGCACATGAGCGGGGCTATACAACGGTGACATGGTCTGTCGATCCCGAAGACTGGAAGTGTCCGCCTGTTTCGAATGTCGTACAGCATGTTGTATCACACGTCACGCCAGGTAGCATTGTTTTGCTTCATGATGGTCAGTACCCTCTGCCAACACCAGAGGCGCTAAAACAGATCATTGATCAATTGCGTGCCCAAGGCTACACTTTTGTCACAGTCAGTGAATTACTCCAGTATTACGAAGTACGTGATTAG
- a CDS encoding D-alanyl-D-alanine carboxypeptidase family protein, which translates to MFKKLLFLLFLLFVINCFAGVHVLANTPQLKAASAILMDAKTGQVLYEKSSHTRRAPASTTKVLTALLAIESGRLDEIATISISAASTPGSTMGLYAGQHISLRELLTGLLLRSGNDAAVAIAQHLEGSVKNFADLMNQKAYAIGARESHFVNPHGLTKPDHYTTAYDLALITRYAMQNPTFAELVNTKETEIEWLNRKGHEEDRNLRNTNKLLWMFEEADGVKTGTTGAAGPCLVSSATRDNQKLIAVVLHDSARWADSMQLLNYGFNTFDLMEYAAANEVVTTIGVENGMEEQLDGLAETCAAAVVPAEQSSTVTITCDVPTIIKAPIYQGQKIGEIIFYANNQAIKTVDIVAAKDIREKTLEQLLFDQLLDTYRQFYHWGVL; encoded by the coding sequence ATGTTTAAGAAGTTACTTTTCCTGCTGTTCTTGCTATTCGTAATAAATTGCTTTGCAGGAGTCCACGTCCTAGCCAATACCCCACAATTAAAAGCAGCTTCAGCCATTCTCATGGATGCCAAAACAGGACAAGTCTTATATGAAAAAAGCAGCCATACCAGGCGGGCTCCGGCAAGTACGACAAAAGTACTAACAGCACTACTTGCCATCGAAAGCGGCAGGCTCGATGAAATAGCGACAATAAGCATATCCGCTGCTTCAACGCCAGGCTCAACAATGGGTCTTTATGCGGGGCAGCACATCAGTCTGAGGGAACTACTGACAGGACTACTTCTTCGTTCAGGCAATGATGCCGCTGTGGCTATAGCCCAGCACCTGGAAGGATCCGTAAAGAATTTTGCCGATCTAATGAACCAAAAAGCTTATGCCATTGGTGCCAGGGAAAGCCATTTTGTGAACCCTCATGGCCTAACAAAACCGGACCATTATACAACAGCCTATGACCTGGCCCTCATTACTCGTTATGCCATGCAAAATCCGACTTTCGCCGAACTGGTCAACACAAAGGAAACAGAAATTGAATGGCTCAATCGTAAAGGTCATGAGGAAGATCGCAACTTACGCAACACAAATAAGTTACTCTGGATGTTTGAAGAAGCAGATGGAGTAAAAACAGGTACAACAGGTGCCGCCGGCCCCTGCCTTGTCTCAAGCGCTACACGAGATAACCAAAAACTAATTGCTGTCGTTCTCCATGACAGCGCCCGTTGGGCTGACTCCATGCAATTACTCAACTATGGTTTTAATACATTTGATCTCATGGAGTACGCAGCAGCCAATGAAGTCGTCACCACCATCGGAGTGGAAAATGGCATGGAAGAACAGTTAGACGGATTGGCGGAAACTTGCGCTGCCGCCGTTGTTCCTGCAGAACAAAGCTCTACTGTAACGATAACTTGCGATGTTCCCACAATAATAAAAGCCCCTATCTACCAGGGGCAAAAAATTGGCGAAATTATCTTTTATGCAAATAATCAAGCCATCAAAACAGTCGATATTGTAGCTGCCAAAGACATTCGTGAAAAAACGCTTGAACAGCTATTATTTGACCAGTTACTAGATACATACCGCCAATTTTATCATTGGGGCGTCCTTTAA
- a CDS encoding CheR family methyltransferase, whose amino-acid sequence MTADKDWEEFKNKLFVKSKINLHDYKPAQMQRRIGNLMTRNGATSYVQFFDLINKNDKLYKEFIDFLTINVTEFFRTPEKFVELETTVLPDLMRKNPKLSIWSAGCSTGAEPYTLAMILDEISPNTRHRILATDLDIEMLNKAKQGQYVNNELKNISPARMKKYLQPCQGGAIVNDSIKSRVEFKRHNLLLDSFESNFDIILCRNVVIYFTEEAKESLYRRFFAALRPGGVLFVGGTEAILNFREIGFKHYLPFFYRKPE is encoded by the coding sequence ATGACTGCTGATAAAGATTGGGAAGAATTCAAAAATAAATTATTCGTAAAATCGAAGATTAATTTACATGATTATAAACCGGCCCAGATGCAACGGCGCATTGGCAATTTAATGACGCGTAATGGCGCAACAAGTTATGTTCAATTTTTTGACCTGATTAATAAAAATGACAAACTTTATAAAGAATTTATTGATTTTTTAACGATTAATGTGACGGAGTTCTTTCGGACACCGGAAAAATTTGTTGAACTTGAGACAACCGTATTGCCGGACTTAATGAGAAAAAATCCCAAACTTTCCATTTGGAGCGCCGGGTGTTCCACAGGTGCTGAGCCTTATACTCTTGCTATGATTCTTGATGAAATTTCGCCCAATACAAGGCATCGCATTTTGGCAACAGATTTGGATATTGAAATGCTGAATAAAGCGAAACAGGGTCAATATGTGAATAATGAATTGAAAAATATTTCACCTGCCCGAATGAAAAAGTACCTCCAGCCCTGTCAAGGGGGAGCTATTGTAAATGATTCTATTAAAAGTCGGGTGGAATTTAAACGGCATAACTTGTTACTCGATAGCTTTGAGAGTAATTTCGATATCATCTTGTGCCGAAATGTCGTGATATATTTTACTGAAGAAGCCAAAGAATCCTTATATCGTCGATTCTTTGCAGCCTTGAGACCCGGCGGTGTGTTGTTTGTCGGTGGTACGGAAGCTATTTTAAATTTCCGGGAAATAGGTTTCAAGCATTATTTACCTTTTTTCTATCGTAAACCTGAATAA
- a CDS encoding alpha/beta-type small acid-soluble spore protein → MARSNKPVSPTAENALDRMKMEVASELGIAENVKNQGWATMTSADCGRVGGHMVRKMIEQYESNLGGSSGQAQPASTLTSQYDVNGKA, encoded by the coding sequence ATGGCAAGAAGCAATAAACCTGTTTCTCCAACGGCTGAGAATGCCTTAGACCGTATGAAGATGGAAGTCGCTTCGGAATTAGGCATTGCCGAAAACGTCAAAAACCAAGGTTGGGCTACAATGACCTCCGCTGACTGCGGCCGCGTAGGCGGTCACATGGTTCGAAAAATGATCGAACAGTATGAATCAAACTTAGGCGGTTCTAGCGGCCAAGCACAGCCGGCTAGTACGTTAACATCCCAATATGATGTCAATGGAAAAGCTTAA
- a CDS encoding penicillin-binding protein yields MLHLTTSFKGRIALAVAAFLFVIIVIIGRLGWIQFVEGKKYTEKMREQMQENKELQSPRGTIFDRNGRELAISSLNKSLYVNPREFKSDADTVAAELAPLVNMKPEDLVAKLQGENSFVWIRRTLEPEQYHDINQIIRDQKISGLYFVDESKRYYPNDNLAAQVLGFVGTDDVGLDGLEMALDKTIKGKIVHQAVDTDNYGIPIFNSIFTFAPQEQASNVVLTLDSNIQFIVEQCLDQAVFETNASAATVIVMNPKTGEILAMANRPTFNPNDFAKYNAMSWRNRAVSVIYEPGSTFKSVVAAAALQEGLVRPNEYFSDHGYIEVSGRRIHNASGEEGYENLSFTDIIKNSVNTGFVQVGMRVGAVKLTDYARNFGFGKPTGIELPGEESGILFNPADMRASDTATMSIGQSIAVTPLQLLTAVSAIANDGVLLKPHIIKEIYGGDGSVKVTTVPDVVRQVISSETAHTLTEMLEKVISEGGGKQAQVKGYRFAGKTGTAERLNENGAGYEAGHYIASFVGFGPIENPQFAIIVVLDNPGGVYYGGLIAAPVFKNIATQLARYFNLKPQLNADAFPAPQAAQSVVQPKTAVSVPPAPELPPGKVLVPYLIGKSIRDAGNCVTSLGLTFVPNGTGLATKQSISANTIVDMGTEIMVTFE; encoded by the coding sequence ATGTTGCATTTAACGACCTCTTTTAAAGGGAGGATCGCATTGGCTGTGGCCGCTTTTTTGTTCGTAATTATCGTGATTATTGGGCGATTAGGTTGGATTCAGTTCGTAGAAGGTAAAAAATATACAGAAAAAATGAGAGAGCAAATGCAGGAAAATAAGGAACTGCAGTCGCCGCGGGGTACTATTTTTGACCGTAATGGTCGGGAACTCGCCATTAGCAGTTTGAATAAATCTCTTTATGTAAATCCTCGCGAATTTAAATCGGATGCGGATACGGTGGCAGCTGAGCTTGCGCCGCTTGTGAATATGAAGCCGGAGGATTTGGTAGCAAAGCTACAGGGCGAGAATTCATTTGTTTGGATACGACGGACATTAGAGCCAGAACAGTATCATGACATTAATCAAATCATTCGGGACCAAAAAATAAGTGGCTTGTATTTTGTCGATGAGAGTAAACGCTATTATCCCAATGACAATCTGGCTGCACAAGTACTTGGTTTTGTTGGCACAGATGATGTGGGTCTTGATGGCTTAGAGATGGCATTGGATAAAACCATTAAAGGGAAGATCGTTCATCAAGCTGTTGATACGGATAATTACGGAATTCCCATATTTAATTCGATTTTTACTTTTGCACCACAGGAGCAAGCGAGTAATGTAGTATTAACACTTGATAGTAATATTCAGTTTATTGTTGAGCAATGCCTCGATCAGGCAGTATTTGAAACGAATGCATCAGCAGCAACGGTTATTGTCATGAATCCCAAGACAGGGGAAATTTTGGCCATGGCGAATCGGCCTACATTTAACCCTAATGATTTTGCTAAATATAACGCCATGAGCTGGCGTAATCGGGCTGTATCTGTCATATATGAACCGGGTTCGACATTTAAATCTGTTGTTGCGGCGGCTGCACTGCAAGAGGGACTTGTGAGACCAAATGAATATTTCTCTGATCATGGCTACATTGAAGTATCAGGTCGCCGCATACACAATGCGAGCGGTGAAGAGGGGTACGAGAATCTTTCTTTTACAGATATTATTAAAAACTCCGTTAACACGGGTTTTGTACAAGTTGGCATGCGTGTCGGCGCTGTAAAGCTGACAGATTATGCGCGGAATTTTGGTTTTGGCAAACCAACGGGGATTGAACTTCCTGGTGAAGAATCAGGTATTCTCTTTAATCCTGCGGATATGCGGGCCTCTGATACAGCGACCATGTCGATTGGGCAAAGTATTGCCGTAACGCCGTTACAGCTTCTTACGGCAGTTTCGGCTATTGCTAATGACGGGGTTTTGTTAAAGCCGCATATTATTAAGGAAATTTATGGCGGCGACGGATCGGTAAAGGTTACGACTGTTCCTGATGTTGTCCGTCAGGTCATTAGTTCGGAAACGGCGCATACCTTGACAGAAATGCTCGAAAAAGTCATATCTGAAGGCGGTGGAAAGCAAGCGCAAGTCAAGGGTTATCGTTTTGCCGGAAAGACGGGAACAGCAGAAAGGCTAAATGAAAATGGTGCTGGTTATGAAGCAGGTCACTATATTGCTTCTTTTGTCGGGTTCGGTCCTATTGAGAATCCTCAGTTTGCTATTATTGTCGTTTTGGATAATCCTGGCGGCGTTTATTATGGTGGCCTAATTGCAGCTCCGGTGTTTAAGAATATTGCAACGCAGCTTGCCCGATATTTCAATTTAAAGCCTCAGCTTAATGCAGATGCTTTTCCAGCGCCGCAAGCTGCGCAATCAGTCGTTCAGCCTAAGACAGCTGTTTCTGTGCCGCCTGCGCCTGAGTTGCCGCCTGGAAAAGTTTTAGTGCCTTACTTAATTGGTAAAAGTATTCGTGACGCAGGTAATTGTGTCACAAGTCTAGGTCTTACATTCGTTCCGAATGGTACGGGTTTAGCTACAAAACAAAGTATTTCGGCTAATACGATTGTGGATATGGGGACGGAAATTATGGTGACTTTTGAGTAA
- a CDS encoding PspC domain-containing protein, with protein sequence MSMIWLLRAGAYAISSFAIWNFFQGSSFGDPSLVKHLALDQGHSMLLGVCAGFSNYTGLDVTLIRLVWALSSFYRGIGIGIYILAFFLMPPS encoded by the coding sequence ATGAGCATGATTTGGCTGTTGCGTGCAGGGGCTTACGCGATCAGCAGTTTTGCAATTTGGAACTTCTTTCAAGGATCGAGTTTTGGGGACCCATCTCTTGTGAAACATTTAGCACTGGATCAAGGGCACAGTATGTTACTTGGCGTTTGTGCAGGTTTTAGCAATTATACAGGTCTTGATGTTACTCTGATTCGCTTAGTATGGGCTCTTAGTAGTTTTTATCGAGGGATTGGCATTGGAATTTATATATTAGCCTTTTTTTTAATGCCGCCATCATAG
- a CDS encoding FtsW/RodA/SpoVE family cell cycle protein, translated as MVKTIPRFWKNPIEALLVITFLLIMFGVINVFSASFVVAGQQYHDSYFYVKRHLMVLVLGLIGLYVCAKLDYHRLKGRPLVYLMFGTLIVLLLVPHIGLDANGAKRWIRLGGINFQPSEVAKLTVVLLSAAYLGPKLDGKRAISLLSTPVFVSCALGFLVLKQPDMGTATVIVGLCLILYILAGIPHDQTIGLCVFFAALCLYLVYAATYRAERIAAWIDPWAYQQGIGYQAVQSQLAIGSGGLLGTGLGLGSSKFYYLPEAHTDFAFAVLSQEMGFVGAVLVLLLFTAIGAYGVRIALKAPDGFGMVLGMGLTLLVAGQAIANIAMVAGLIPVTGVPLPFISYGGTSLVVNLTAIGIMINIGRRGLGKQVSEDKSFPASPQKHRLKLIRR; from the coding sequence ATGGTTAAAACAATTCCTAGGTTTTGGAAAAATCCCATTGAAGCATTGCTTGTTATTACATTTTTGTTAATTATGTTTGGCGTTATTAATGTATTTAGTGCAAGTTTTGTTGTAGCGGGCCAACAGTATCATGATAGCTATTTTTATGTAAAACGACATCTTATGGTGCTTGTGTTGGGTTTGATCGGTTTATATGTTTGTGCAAAACTTGACTATCACCGCTTAAAGGGGCGTCCTCTCGTTTATTTGATGTTTGGAACGCTCATCGTTCTTTTGCTTGTGCCTCATATTGGTTTAGATGCGAATGGTGCGAAACGCTGGATTCGACTGGGGGGGATTAATTTTCAGCCGTCAGAAGTAGCCAAGTTAACAGTTGTTTTGCTTTCTGCTGCTTATCTCGGTCCGAAACTAGATGGTAAACGAGCCATTTCTTTGTTATCAACACCTGTGTTTGTTTCTTGTGCCCTGGGTTTTTTAGTTCTGAAACAGCCTGATATGGGGACGGCGACAGTTATTGTCGGATTATGTTTAATTTTGTACATCTTAGCAGGAATTCCCCATGATCAGACAATTGGCTTATGCGTCTTTTTTGCGGCGTTGTGCCTTTATTTAGTATATGCAGCAACTTATCGGGCGGAACGTATTGCTGCATGGATTGATCCCTGGGCTTATCAGCAGGGCATTGGTTATCAAGCCGTACAATCACAGCTTGCCATTGGCTCAGGAGGGCTACTGGGGACAGGCCTCGGCCTTGGTTCAAGTAAATTTTATTATTTGCCTGAGGCGCATACTGATTTTGCTTTTGCCGTGCTTAGTCAAGAGATGGGTTTTGTAGGTGCCGTACTTGTTCTGCTGCTTTTCACGGCAATCGGCGCGTATGGCGTTCGTATTGCACTTAAGGCACCCGATGGATTTGGGATGGTTCTGGGGATGGGGCTTACGTTGCTTGTTGCGGGGCAAGCCATTGCTAATATTGCCATGGTAGCCGGTTTGATTCCAGTGACAGGTGTTCCGCTCCCTTTTATTAGCTATGGCGGGACGTCGCTCGTTGTCAATTTAACTGCTATAGGTATTATGATCAATATTGGACGGAGAGGGCTTGGGAAGCAGGTAAGTGAGGACAAATCTTTTCCCGCATCGCCTCAGAAGCATCGCTTGAAGCTCATCCGCAGGTAA
- a CDS encoding YncE family protein: protein MEKPYQMLLFDGAAHKILHVHGLNGTFIAETPYPPDIEPLDAVLLNKSIVYILAINETTGENIIFQYLATEKNLSPQKKLHPLPIPDISPLQIAGDEQASQLMIACKDGSLYIWYNHALRLFGRPQQNAVCVGIQIAGDSIYTIWEQEQGGIIALFNRQGQLLSEKFIPGIPTQLQLTNEALLLVSYTSTQWTGEGLALLETTNSTLNLVKVIPFNCPLQPIKTYPATITMSPTENTAYVIHEDGGFISKINLTTKKLDATWLIGHSISSLHFLPDNRFAIGPSQKFADLTLIDMTLGEPVSITNSPERTLLGLLLILPTPVPK from the coding sequence GTGGAAAAGCCTTACCAAATGCTACTCTTTGACGGAGCAGCCCACAAAATTTTACATGTCCACGGCCTAAACGGAACTTTTATTGCCGAAACTCCCTATCCGCCGGACATAGAACCACTTGATGCCGTTCTATTAAACAAGTCAATTGTTTACATCCTGGCTATAAACGAAACAACCGGCGAGAACATCATTTTTCAATATTTAGCAACAGAAAAAAACTTATCCCCCCAAAAAAAGCTCCACCCACTGCCTATTCCTGACATTTCACCCTTACAAATTGCAGGAGATGAACAAGCATCGCAGCTTATGATTGCTTGCAAAGATGGCAGTCTTTACATCTGGTACAATCACGCCTTACGTCTGTTCGGACGCCCCCAACAAAATGCAGTCTGCGTTGGAATCCAAATTGCAGGTGATTCAATCTACACCATTTGGGAACAAGAGCAGGGTGGCATAATTGCACTCTTCAATCGGCAAGGGCAACTATTGAGTGAAAAGTTTATTCCGGGTATCCCGACGCAACTACAACTTACAAATGAAGCACTACTGCTTGTTTCCTATACGTCAACGCAATGGACTGGAGAAGGTCTGGCGTTACTAGAAACAACAAATTCCACGCTCAATCTTGTTAAAGTCATTCCTTTTAATTGTCCTTTACAACCCATAAAAACCTATCCTGCAACAATTACCATGAGCCCCACGGAAAACACTGCTTATGTCATTCATGAAGATGGCGGTTTTATTAGCAAAATAAATTTAACAACAAAAAAACTTGACGCCACATGGCTCATTGGTCATAGTATTTCTTCTCTGCATTTTTTACCTGATAATCGCTTTGCCATTGGGCCAAGTCAAAAATTCGCTGATCTTACACTCATTGATATGACACTTGGCGAACCTGTTTCCATAACAAACAGTCCCGAACGTACACTACTGGGATTACTCCTGATACTACCTACCCCCGTCCCAAAATAA
- a CDS encoding DUF2935 domain-containing protein — MPRQALAKSAKVPLPPLNGEEVCFWLRILADHALFLRAGLMGEDPALADEAQAFYQKINDLRCRAEQSRKMAEIVAQALPVLLNFYQFQKQLVNEMLVCELHSHLYPLQVDHLVRENGYAIRLFEKIQLGKRTYVNTKAQETLFWVRIMEDHSQFIGILTDPSERNVVATARSFAHEFDDLYLQGRDFVSLLDRKHQEIPAFLRYLDDTRRAVCRLRDFKKLVEELIHSCRLVGILPEQLADHLRREAEHFLMILALLEKNMLDCDESAEEEFCPVDPELATYVDRTEEVVVDEVKQEASKCDSGKHKWPYQYQKSSKLDLNEEADCGREEPNEVVESSVVVESGETVETVESENVAAPIVVQQPVVEEKPKGRQAKHQFPQVKWSDHWPRPLGKKSK; from the coding sequence ATGCCGCGTCAAGCCCTTGCAAAATCGGCCAAGGTTCCCTTGCCGCCTTTAAATGGCGAGGAGGTTTGTTTTTGGTTGCGTATTTTAGCGGATCATGCGCTGTTTTTACGGGCCGGCCTTATGGGCGAGGACCCCGCCCTAGCCGATGAGGCACAAGCTTTTTACCAGAAAATTAATGATCTTCGATGCCGCGCAGAGCAGTCGCGAAAAATGGCTGAGATTGTTGCTCAGGCTTTGCCTGTATTGCTAAATTTCTATCAGTTTCAAAAACAGCTTGTGAATGAAATGTTGGTCTGTGAACTTCATAGTCATTTATATCCATTGCAAGTCGATCACTTAGTAAGAGAAAACGGATATGCTATTCGATTATTCGAAAAAATTCAGTTAGGAAAGCGTACGTATGTGAACACGAAGGCCCAGGAAACATTATTTTGGGTGCGTATTATGGAAGACCACAGCCAGTTTATCGGGATTCTAACAGACCCGTCTGAGCGTAATGTGGTTGCTACGGCTCGTAGCTTTGCACACGAGTTTGATGATTTGTACTTACAAGGCCGCGATTTTGTATCACTTCTTGACAGGAAACATCAAGAGATACCCGCTTTTTTGCGGTATCTTGATGATACACGCCGCGCTGTTTGTCGGTTGAGAGATTTTAAAAAATTGGTGGAAGAGCTTATTCATTCCTGTCGCCTCGTTGGGATTTTACCTGAACAGCTCGCTGACCATCTTCGGCGTGAGGCGGAACATTTTTTGATGATTTTAGCGCTACTTGAAAAAAATATGTTGGACTGTGATGAGTCTGCTGAGGAAGAGTTTTGTCCGGTTGATCCAGAGCTAGCCACATACGTAGACCGTACTGAAGAGGTTGTAGTGGACGAGGTAAAACAGGAAGCTTCCAAATGTGACTCAGGAAAACATAAATGGCCTTATCAATATCAAAAATCAAGTAAACTGGATTTAAATGAAGAAGCAGATTGTGGGCGAGAAGAGCCCAATGAAGTTGTTGAATCAAGTGTAGTCGTTGAGTCAGGTGAGACAGTTGAGACAGTTGAGTCGGAAAACGTGGCTGCCCCTATTGTAGTTCAGCAACCGGTCGTAGAAGAAAAGCCTAAAGGAAGGCAAGCAAAGCATCAATTCCCTCAAGTTAAGTGGTCAGATCATTGGCCACGGCCCTTAGGTAAAAAAAGCAAATAG
- the trmB gene encoding tRNA (guanosine(46)-N7)-methyltransferase TrmB, which produces MRLRRRPWIATAIQDYSDFIVNLNESLVKPDWEALFGRKASLYVELGTGKGQFITELARQNPDRNYVGVEAQHDIIFYAARKAQEKELANVKFLLMDANQLTEMFQVNSVMGLFINFCDPWPKKRHAKRRLTFHGFFDNYRQVLEKNGLLSFKTDNRDLFEFSLNEFVNANVRLQNISLDLHESNMIGNVMTEYETKFSSMGQPIYRLEAVFS; this is translated from the coding sequence ATGCGTTTACGCCGGAGGCCTTGGATTGCTACGGCCATTCAAGATTATAGCGATTTCATTGTTAATTTAAATGAATCTTTAGTAAAACCAGATTGGGAAGCTCTATTTGGTCGTAAGGCTTCTTTATATGTGGAGCTTGGCACAGGTAAGGGCCAATTTATTACGGAACTTGCTCGTCAAAATCCAGATAGGAATTATGTTGGCGTTGAAGCGCAACATGATATTATTTTTTATGCTGCGCGCAAGGCTCAGGAAAAGGAACTGGCGAATGTGAAGTTTTTATTGATGGATGCTAATCAGTTGACAGAGATGTTTCAGGTAAATTCGGTCATGGGTCTGTTTATTAATTTTTGTGATCCCTGGCCCAAAAAAAGACACGCCAAAAGGCGTTTGACTTTTCATGGCTTTTTTGATAACTATCGTCAGGTTCTTGAAAAAAACGGATTGTTGAGTTTTAAAACGGATAATCGTGACTTGTTTGAGTTTTCCCTAAATGAATTTGTAAATGCGAATGTAAGATTGCAGAATATTAGCCTCGATTTGCATGAAAGTAATATGATCGGAAATGTCATGACAGAATACGAAACTAAATTTTCTTCTATGGGGCAGCCCATTTATCGCTTGGAGGCCGTATTTTCCTGA